One part of the Dyadobacter sp. 676 genome encodes these proteins:
- a CDS encoding alkaline phosphatase family protein, which produces MKAYFYLLLTGVLLIVNGFVQAQESSPRFKTRTLIVFFDGLRPDYITEAQMPNLFAFKKTAAWGKHHHSVFPTVTRVNSASYATGSYPGTHGLLGNAIYIPEVAADKSIGTSYGDLNKIPAATSGPILTARSLGEVLADAGQKMMVFSSGTTGQAFLQNHTVNGAVVNPDLILPEAFKNRVLNELGMVSQGTDEAFGRHKWITDALLKYGLTKDGPLVSAVWFSDPDGAAHEYGIGSQQAVDAIKYVDGQFGRIMAALRGKGAGERFNVIISTDHGFVTHKEKPGLADFLIKEGFKRDRESDDVVVAEGAIYVKNHDEKAIADIVAALHKQEWAGAVFTKGLKKGDPQGRVKGTLSFDLIHYNHPKRSGDILVAPNWNDDKNEKGYAGTDYSGGVAGHGGSSPYEINIALLAAGPDFREGATTELPTSNVDIVPTILNIYGLSKPAAMDGRAVTELMKKPGKANGAFKKQLVKTEASYPWGSYELSADISVLGAYRYLNYTRTERTPTR; this is translated from the coding sequence ATGAAGGCTTATTTTTATCTATTGCTGACGGGCGTTCTGCTGATTGTGAATGGTTTTGTCCAGGCGCAGGAAAGCAGCCCTCGTTTTAAAACCAGGACACTAATCGTTTTCTTCGACGGCCTGCGGCCGGATTATATTACCGAAGCGCAAATGCCTAACCTGTTCGCTTTCAAAAAAACTGCGGCATGGGGCAAGCACCATCACAGCGTTTTTCCGACGGTGACGCGCGTCAATTCTGCGTCTTATGCAACCGGCTCGTATCCCGGCACGCACGGGTTGCTCGGGAACGCCATTTATATTCCGGAAGTGGCCGCTGACAAATCGATCGGCACGAGCTACGGGGATTTGAACAAGATTCCCGCCGCAACGTCCGGCCCGATCCTCACCGCCAGATCGCTCGGTGAGGTGCTGGCCGATGCCGGTCAGAAAATGATGGTTTTCAGTTCCGGAACGACCGGTCAGGCATTCCTGCAAAACCACACGGTAAACGGGGCCGTGGTGAACCCGGACCTGATTTTGCCGGAAGCATTCAAAAATCGGGTTTTGAACGAGTTAGGGATGGTTAGCCAGGGAACCGACGAAGCGTTCGGACGTCATAAATGGATAACCGATGCATTGCTGAAATACGGTTTGACAAAAGACGGCCCGCTAGTGAGTGCTGTCTGGTTTTCGGACCCCGACGGCGCGGCTCATGAATACGGGATCGGCTCACAGCAGGCGGTGGACGCGATCAAGTATGTCGATGGGCAGTTTGGCCGGATCATGGCCGCATTGCGCGGAAAAGGTGCCGGCGAGCGGTTTAATGTGATCATTTCCACCGACCACGGCTTCGTGACCCACAAGGAGAAGCCCGGGTTAGCCGATTTTCTGATCAAGGAAGGTTTCAAAAGGGACAGGGAATCTGATGATGTCGTAGTAGCCGAAGGCGCGATTTATGTAAAAAATCACGACGAAAAGGCGATTGCCGACATTGTAGCCGCATTGCACAAGCAGGAATGGGCAGGGGCGGTATTTACAAAAGGACTCAAAAAGGGCGACCCGCAGGGCCGGGTAAAAGGAACGCTCTCTTTTGACCTGATCCACTACAATCATCCGAAACGCTCGGGCGACATTCTCGTGGCGCCTAACTGGAATGACGACAAAAACGAAAAGGGTTATGCCGGTACCGACTATTCGGGCGGCGTGGCGGGGCACGGCGGTTCAAGTCCTTATGAAATCAATATCGCATTGCTTGCCGCCGGACCGGATTTCAGGGAAGGTGCAACCACGGAATTACCGACTTCCAACGTCGATATAGTTCCGACGATCCTGAACATCTATGGTTTGTCCAAACCGGCCGCAATGGACGGCCGGGCGGTTACCGAGCTTATGAAAAAACCTGGAAAAGCCAACGGTGCTTTTAAAAAGCAGCTTGTCAAAACGGAAGCGTCCTATCCCTGGGGGAGCTACGAGTTATCGGCGGACATATCCGTTTTGGGAGCTTACCGCTACCTCAACTACACCCGAACAGAACGAACGCCAACCCGTTGA
- a CDS encoding ROK family transcriptional regulator, whose product MSRPLRVTANYKTKDPARIILGYLANHGSMTLPELGKRLNISVPKVTVLVNGLRSEGLVNDYGKIESSGGRKPSLYGVAADAAYFIGVDVKQTHITIGLLNLDKTLAKNSGKLPYELANTVESRDRLCRYITDFIDELTVQKERVKGVGINLSGRINYRTGHSYSYFHFDDRPLSEIVEEKIGYPVFLENDSRAMAYGEFCLGAVEDEKDVLFLNLDYGIAVGILMDGRLYYGKSGYAGEFGHMPVFNNEYICRCGKKGCLETEAAGWALERMFRDKIREGSSSLITSKIPEPAHITMEDIIEAAVADDVLAIELIAQLGENIGRGIASLINVFNPELVILGGSLLTTGDYIGLPIKTAINKYSLSLVSNDTRLVHSKLGEDAGLLGACLLVRNRFLGIHD is encoded by the coding sequence ATGAGCAGACCCCTTCGTGTCACAGCCAACTATAAAACCAAAGACCCCGCCCGTATTATACTGGGTTACTTGGCCAATCATGGAAGCATGACGTTACCGGAGCTGGGCAAGCGACTGAATATCAGCGTGCCCAAAGTGACGGTGTTGGTAAATGGGCTGCGGAGCGAAGGCCTGGTGAACGATTATGGTAAAATAGAATCTTCCGGCGGCAGGAAGCCGAGCTTGTACGGTGTGGCGGCGGACGCCGCCTATTTTATCGGTGTGGATGTCAAACAAACCCACATTACGATCGGCCTGCTGAACCTGGACAAAACGCTTGCCAAAAACTCGGGCAAATTGCCGTACGAACTGGCCAATACGGTGGAATCGCGTGATCGGCTGTGCCGTTACATCACCGATTTTATCGACGAACTAACTGTTCAGAAGGAAAGGGTTAAAGGTGTCGGCATCAACCTTTCAGGCCGCATCAACTACCGCACGGGCCACAGTTACAGCTATTTTCATTTTGACGACCGGCCATTGAGCGAAATTGTGGAAGAGAAAATCGGCTATCCCGTGTTCCTCGAAAACGACTCCCGTGCGATGGCCTACGGCGAATTTTGCCTCGGTGCAGTGGAGGACGAGAAAGATGTACTTTTCCTGAATCTCGACTACGGTATCGCTGTGGGTATCCTGATGGACGGCAGGTTATATTATGGGAAATCGGGCTACGCGGGCGAGTTTGGCCACATGCCTGTGTTCAACAATGAGTACATATGCCGCTGCGGCAAAAAGGGTTGCCTCGAAACCGAAGCTGCCGGGTGGGCATTGGAGCGGATGTTTCGTGATAAAATCCGTGAAGGTTCTTCGTCGCTCATTACAAGTAAAATCCCGGAACCGGCGCATATTACGATGGAGGATATCATCGAAGCGGCCGTTGCCGACGACGTGCTCGCCATCGAGCTTATCGCGCAACTGGGAGAGAATATCGGCCGGGGTATCGCTTCGCTGATTAACGTTTTTAATCCCGAATTGGTGATTCTCGGAGGTAGCCTGCTCACGACGGGCGATTATATTGGTTTGCCTATTAAAACCGCCATTAACAAATATTCGCTGAGCCTCGTGAGTAACGACACAAGGCTCGTGCATTCAAAATTAGGCGAAGATGCCGGCTTGCTGGGCGCGTGCCTCCTTGTTCGGAACCGCTTCCTGGGCATTCATGATTAA